The nucleotide sequence TCACAGTTCAAACGCCGATCCGCGGCGAAAGTACCCGCGGCGGTCGAATCGGTCCGAATCGAACCGACGAAACCAACAGCGGTGTTGAACCGTGCGATGCAGTGTATTCGGTCTGCAAACGCGATCGTGGCCGCGACCGATCAAATCCGGTACCAAGCAATGCCGTCGGCCAGTGAATTCCCACCCCAGGGAACGGATTTAACGGTTCCAGGGGATTTTCGGCCCGTCGGTGCCGGGCCGGGTCCGGGTCACGCGGTGGTGGTTTCGATCAGCGTCCAGTCGGCGGCCCGCGTTTCGGCCTGCCATAGATTGCTCAGCTGTTCGCCGCGCAGACAGCTTTCGACCAACGTCGCCAGGGGATCGGGGACGATCATTGCGATCACGCAGCCCCCGGGACGGCGGAGGAGCTTGCGAATGCCTTTGCGAACGCGTTCCTTGGCCATCGAGATGGGTTCGCCTTCGGGGGGACAAAAATCGTCGGGCGATTCTTGACCGGCGCGATAGACCCGCGGTTGGTTGCGGCGGACTTCCTCGATCAACTTCCCGTGCCACAAGCCGTGGTCGATGTTACGCAAGCACTCGATCGTCTTGACCCGCACGTCGCGACCTTCGGCCAACCGCTTCGCCGTCTGTTGCGCCGACCGGCAGGGCGATGCATAGATCACACCGACGTTCAGGTTGGACAGTTCGGACGCCATCGACGCGACTTCGCGCTTGCCAGACTTGCTAAGCGGAATGTCCAGGCTGCCTTTGATGCGACCCTGTTCATCGAACTCGGTGGAACCGGGGCGAATCAACAGGACTTCGGCCCGCTGTGGGGCGCGTGACAACAACATCATCGTGTGGCCTCCTGTCCTGGGCTGATGTTTGCACCGGACGGGTTTGCCGAAGCGATCTGGTCATTCAGTTCGTCGATCGCTTTGCCGTAGTCGTCGCTTTTCAAAATCGCCGATCCGACGACGAAGCAATCACAACCTGCCGCACGAACGTCGGCAATGTTCGACGCTTTGATGCCACCGTCGGCTTCCAGCAACAAATCCGGGTATTGATTGCGAAGCGAACGAAGACGTTCCAACGCGATCGGGTTGAAGGCTTGTCCGCCAAAGCCGGCTTGGACGCTCATGATCAAAACCATGTCGACGTGGTCCAAACATGGTTCCAATTGGTCCATCGACGCGTCCGGGTTGATCGCGACCCCGACCGCGACGCCAAGGTCGGCAATCGACTGGGCCGCGGCCGCCGGATCGTCGACCGCTTCGACATGAAAGGTCAGCATGTCGGCGCCCGCATCGACCATCGGTCCGGCGTAACGCAGCGGATCGCTGATCATCAAATGCACGTCCAGTGGCAAATCGGTGTGGCGTCGCAACCCTTCGACGATCGGCATGCCGAACGTCAGGTTGGGCACAAAGTGACCGTCCATCACGTCCAGGTGAAGCGCCCGGGCACCGGCATCGGTCAGTCGCTGGAGTTCACCGCCCAGATCTCCGAAATCCGCGTTCAGAACGCTCGGCAACACCATCGGCGTTGACTCGCGAAACACGCGGATTCGTTCAGATCGATTGCGGTTGGCGTCAGAAGACATGCAGTCTCTCGCGTCGAGTTCACAAAGCCACCTTCGCCGACCATCGGCCCGGCGGTTATGCCGCCGGGCACCGGACGAAAAAGATGACGCCAAGCCCGCATCCCCCATGCCATGGTGTCAGTCGGCTGACTGGCGTCCAAGGCGTTTTCGCAAACCCCGTTCCAAGATCCCGTCGTTCGATCGGCGGTGTCGATGGTGTGTGGTCGCAAATGGCGTTCACGGGCCAAGTGGCGGAACAGACTGCAGAGAAGCCGGCCGGGTGTCAATCGGCGAATTCCCTGATCCCCGGCTGAAGCCTCCCCCGAAATGGCCGCCGAGTCCGTGAAACTCGGCGATTCTTCATTTGGGAATCTGGCCTAAAGGTTGCGATTTTTCCGTAAAATCCGATTTTCGTGGGTGCGGTTTTTGGGCACCAACCTCGCGTTGGGCCAATTCGATGCAAAACAGCCGTCCGCCATCGGGGGATCCGACACTGGTGGGCTCGGTTCCCACTCAATCGAGAAACGGTCGGCCATCGCCACGGCCGAACCGGCTCACGCCCGACATCAAGGCCTGCGCGGCGGCTCGCTGCGGTGAAAATAATCGTCGTGAAATTCGGCCGCGTCCGTCTTGTCGGGATGACGCCATGGGAAACGTGGTCCCCGGTCTTCCAGCAATGGAACTTCCATCCCGTCGGTCTGTTCCAGCATTTCCCAAAGGCGTCGGTTCATTTTCGCGACGCGGTTCTGGTGCTCCGGTGCATCAATTAGGTTGACCAGTTCGTCAGGGTCCGTTTGCAAGTCATACAGTTCATCCTTGTCCCACAGTCCATGACAGCGGATGTATTTGTATCGGCCGCCAAGAACCGCATGCAGTGTGGGTGTGTGAGGATAGTTGCGTTCCCAATAGTACTCGTACAACAACGTCCGGTCGGCCAAAGGCGAAGCGTCCGCTTGGCACAACGGTTTCCAGAAACTGGTTCCGTCGATCGAGGTCATTGGTTTCGATTCGGTCGCTTCCAAAATCGTCGGCGCGATATCAATGCCCGCGACCAACCCGTCAAACTCTTTGCCCGCCGGCACACGTCCCGGTGCATGGAACAACAGAGGAACCTTCGCCGACGCTTCGTACGCGGTGCGTTTGTCGATCAGGCCGTGGTCGCCGAATTGAAATCCGTTGTCGCCCATGTAAATCACCAGGGTGTTGTCTGCCGCGTCGATGGAACGCAAACATTGCATCAAACGTCCGACGCCATCGTCCACCGCCAATAGTGATTCACAGTACCGCCGGTAGTAGACCGCGGGATCAAAATCGGCCAGGTTGTATCCGAAGTCCGCGCCGTGCCGGCTGTTGCGTTGATTCCGCACCCACATCGGAATCGCGCCCCGGTGCAACGTTTCGTCACTGGGGATGGTGATCGGCAAGGGTTGGTCGTCGTACCGCCCGCGGTGACGATCCGCCGGCACAAAGTCCGCATGGACCGCTTTGTGACTGACATACAGAAAGAACGGCCGGTCCGGGTCCAGTTGGTTCAGCCAGTCTTCTGCGTAGTCGGTCAGTTCGTCCGTGATGTAACCGTTTTGCTTCACACGTTGGCCGTTGATGTTCAGACCGTCATAGGTCGTCTGAGGCACTTCTCGTGTCGTGCCGTGACCGTCCGGCCAGTAAGTCCCCTGCCCTTTGAATGAAATCCAATGATCAAATCCACGTTGGGGCTGGTCGTCGTCGCCACCCATGTGCCATTTGCCGATGAAGGCGGTTTGGTACCCGGCGGCTTGAAGGTCCTGGGGAAAGAAACTCAGATTTGGATCGACTTCGTGATAGTTATCGATCACGTGGTGGTTGTGGGCGTACTGGCCGGTCAAAATCGAAGCGCGACTGGGCGAACAAAGCGACGTGGTGACGTACGCCGACGTCAATCGAGTCCCCGAATCGGCCAGGGCGTCCAAATGGGGCGTTTCCAAAAACGGATGACCGGCCGCGCCCAGACAATCGAAGCGGTGGTCGTCGCACAGGATGAACACCACATTCAACCGATTCGGCTGCGATTCGGTGGCCGGTTGTGCGTCAAGTGGGCGGGCCGCTGCGGCAAGGAAACAACAAAACAGGATCACCGGCGCAGGGCCGCGGGCGGGACGTCTGGAACGGGAAAACGGCATGTCGGAAGGACTCGGCAACGCGTGTTCAAGGAGGGGGGGACGCAAGAAGGCATGCCATCTTAGGCCAACCGTCGCCGATTCGCTGTTTACCCGAAGACAGAAGTTCAGATACGCTGCGACCGTTTGTGATGGCCTGAAGCCCGCCGGCAGCCCCAGGCCGCTTTCACGGAAGCCCGCCGGAGAACCGACCTGCGCGATGGATGAACGGACAAGGATGTCTTCGCCGATCGCATTCGGCCAACCAACCGAATTGCAACGCCTGTACTGATCACACCCGACGACCCGAGTCGTCTGGGATGTGGATCGGACGCGGCGTCTGCGCCGGTGCATTGCTGCTGGGCACTCTGCTGTGGGCCACGGTGGGGGCGGATGAATCGTCCCAAGACGTTACCCCTGCGGCCGCGTCGCCCCCGGAACCGACTTGGTCACTGGTCATTGATGACCGGCCCGTTTCGACCAAGACGCCCGTGTTTCTGAAGCCGCGTGCAGCATCCCAAGTTCAAATTCAAGCAACGCGAAGTGATGCGACCACCGGACAATCGGTTCGCTTCATCGCACGACTGCTGTCGGTTCAACCGCATCGTGATGTGGATCGACAAACCGCGACTTCGGCCTGGGATGACCAGGGTTCCACCGAAACGATCACCGTGGACCTGCCCGATGATTTGGCGGCCGGCGTCCACGAGCTGCGGATTCAATTGACCGACATTGTCGATTCGACTTGGAATCGATTCCGCAAAGCGACCGAGTTGATGCCGATGACCCGGCTGACCTTGGTCGTGTTGCCGGAAACCAAAGTCAACGCGGCCGACGTCAAAACCGAACACTCCGAAACATGGACCGGCGACCAGCTTTCCGATGAAGCGATTGCCGCGGTGACGTGGCGTAGCGAGGACGCGGTTCGGGCGGGCGGCGATCCGCTGCGTCCTTTCAACCGCTGGATGCCCAAGTCCAACCCCATCACCGGTTCGGCATTGCCACATTTGCCAGGGATGACCCCCAACCCACTTTTGAATCTGCCTGCGGTGGGCAAGGGGGATTCGTTGGCGGCCAAGTTGAATGCCACTCAGTCAATCCAGTTGGAACTGTATGCCGGGTCCAGTCTTTTGGATCCACGCCAGTTAATTGATCCTCGGCAACTGGTTCATGCACGACAACTGGACCCTCGGCAATTGTTGGGGCGAAATGGACCCGACGACCGCCGGCTTTATCGGATTCGGATCCGTCACGCCGGACCCATCGGATCGGTGTTGACGGTTGCAGCGGAACAAGCGGGGGCAAGCGATGCCGCGGTTTGTCGCGTCATTGCCAGCGGTGATCGCGCGGCCGATGGTCTGGATCCCGATGCGGATCGCTGGGAAGAAACCAGCATGCTGGTGCGTGGTGCCGGTGACACCTTTCGTTTGGCGGTGACCAACGATGGGCCCGGCGACGTGCTGATTCGCTCGATCGAATTGGAATCGACCACCATTCCTTCCCCGACCAACAACCAGAATCGTACGCATAAGATCGCCGGCGGGCGGCAAGTCCACTTGGCGGTAACGTCGCCGGACTGGTCGGCGCGATGGACCGGCGATGTCGATTGGCGATCCCTGCAGGACGAATTTGTCGATGCCACCTGCCAGGCCCAGAAAGACTGGGTTGCCGCCCAGCGGTGCGTTGATTTTGTACGCACGATGGGAATCGACGGCGTGGTGGTTTCGGATTCATTGTCGCCGCATCCCCGACGAATCCTGCGGTCCGTGCTGGAGTCCAGCGGGTGTCGATGCACCGAAGGTCATCTGTTGACGTCCGATCAGCAGACGATGCAATCACCGTCCGCTGAGTCTGTGAATCAAGGCGAACATCAGGATGCACCCGAGCCTGTTCGGGACCCCGGTTGGGCAACGTGGGTGTCGTCAACGACATCGTCAATCGCATCACTGGAAACGGTGGATGTCTATGCGATGGGACGAGAGGCCTACACGGTTGCCAGTCGGTTGCGATGCCCCCGCCGCGAACGGGTCGATCATCAACACGACCGGCCAATTGCGTTGTGGTGTGGACAACCGCCCCATGGCATCGGGCAACCCACGGCGATGGGGGAAGCGGTGTGGCGCGACCTGCAGATGGGGATCGCTCGTCTGGACCCCGACGTTGTCTTGCTGCACGTGACACCGGATTTTTTGCCGTCCGACGATCGCATTTGGGCCACGTTGCGGCGGTTCACCGCCCTGCCCACTGGCGACGGAGCGTTGCTGGCGGCCGCTGATTCGCACCACGACTACGTGATCGCACGCGCCCATCGCGTCGATGACAAGCACGGCGGAACTGAACCAATTGACAGAACTGGCGACAATCGCACTGCGGTGGATGCCACGAAGCGTCCCGATTTTTTGACGCTGGGCAATCTGGCTCCTTGGCCGGTCGATGCCTACATCCAAACGACCGGGGAAACCCAAGACCGCCACGACAAGACAACGCAGGAATCTCGCGATCGTGAACCCGAAGGAACCAGATATCGTTTGGGCCCGGGACAGTGGACGGCAGTTCCCTGGGCGGCAAATGCTCCGGTGCCACGATTGGTTCGTGTCGTTCCAGTTGGCGGGCAACCTTTGGCCGAAGCGGTTCAGCACGACGTGACTCGAGTGATCCAGCGGATGGGCTTGCTGGATCAGTTGGCCGATCAAACTCATCCCCAAGGTGATTGTCGACTGGCCAACGGTGATTTCGAATCCGTCGGCCAACTGGGACTGATCGGCTGGGTGCATTCCCAGTTTCCCGAAGGCGCGGTTCTGTTGGATGACAAGAATCCGGCGGGCGGCGATCGATCATTGTGCCTGACCAATCCACCCGGATCGAACAATCGGACTTGGGTCATCAGCGATGCGATCGCGGCACCCTTGACCGGTCGCCTGACGGTCATCGCGTCGCTGCGTGGGCTCGGCAAATCGAACCAACCCCCGCTGCGATTACGTACCACGTTGGAAGGTCACGCCGGCGGCCAGGCGTTCCGACGATCACAAACGATCCGGTTGAAAGCCGATTCGGCGTGGAGCCATCAACAGCATTTGTTGACCGTCGCGGACATCCCACGTGACGCTCAGCAGTTGCGATTGGCGATCGATTCGCTGGATTCCGGCAAAGTCTGGATTGACGACCTGAAGCTGCAGCAGTGGTTTCCGTTGCGGCCCGAAAGAGACGAATTGCAGCGTTTGGCATTCCTGGCGATCGACGGAGTCCGCCAAGAAAATTTGACACACGCCGCCCGACTTCTACAAAATCAGTGGTCCCAATTGTTGTTAGATGACCACGCCGGTTTGCATTTGGATGCTGATTCGCTGAAACCCGCGTTTGTGCGGCGGCGATCGGGATCGGAAATGAAATCGTCCACATCGAAAAGCGACCAGGCGGTTCGTCCCGTTGATGCCGATTCCAGTGAATCGGATCAAGGCATGACCGGTCGGATTCGCAGTTGGCTGCCACAACAATTACGGTTCTGATTCCGCGGTGCGGATCGGGGCGACCGACATCCATCCCTAGTGCACATGGTCAGGCGTCGTCACAGGCG is from Crateriforma conspicua and encodes:
- a CDS encoding histidine phosphatase family protein — encoded protein: MMLLSRAPQRAEVLLIRPGSTEFDEQGRIKGSLDIPLSKSGKREVASMASELSNLNVGVIYASPCRSAQQTAKRLAEGRDVRVKTIECLRNIDHGLWHGKLIEEVRRNQPRVYRAGQESPDDFCPPEGEPISMAKERVRKGIRKLLRRPGGCVIAMIVPDPLATLVESCLRGEQLSNLWQAETRAADWTLIETTTA
- the rpe gene encoding ribulose-phosphate 3-epimerase, which translates into the protein MSSDANRNRSERIRVFRESTPMVLPSVLNADFGDLGGELQRLTDAGARALHLDVMDGHFVPNLTFGMPIVEGLRRHTDLPLDVHLMISDPLRYAGPMVDAGADMLTFHVEAVDDPAAAAQSIADLGVAVGVAINPDASMDQLEPCLDHVDMVLIMSVQAGFGGQAFNPIALERLRSLRNQYPDLLLEADGGIKASNIADVRAAGCDCFVVGSAILKSDDYGKAIDELNDQIASANPSGANISPGQEATR
- a CDS encoding sulfatase family protein, with amino-acid sequence MPFSRSRRPARGPAPVILFCCFLAAAARPLDAQPATESQPNRLNVVFILCDDHRFDCLGAAGHPFLETPHLDALADSGTRLTSAYVTTSLCSPSRASILTGQYAHNHHVIDNYHEVDPNLSFFPQDLQAAGYQTAFIGKWHMGGDDDQPQRGFDHWISFKGQGTYWPDGHGTTREVPQTTYDGLNINGQRVKQNGYITDELTDYAEDWLNQLDPDRPFFLYVSHKAVHADFVPADRHRGRYDDQPLPITIPSDETLHRGAIPMWVRNQRNSRHGADFGYNLADFDPAVYYRRYCESLLAVDDGVGRLMQCLRSIDAADNTLVIYMGDNGFQFGDHGLIDKRTAYEASAKVPLLFHAPGRVPAGKEFDGLVAGIDIAPTILEATESKPMTSIDGTSFWKPLCQADASPLADRTLLYEYYWERNYPHTPTLHAVLGGRYKYIRCHGLWDKDELYDLQTDPDELVNLIDAPEHQNRVAKMNRRLWEMLEQTDGMEVPLLEDRGPRFPWRHPDKTDAAEFHDDYFHRSEPPRRP